CACGATCAAAGAGCTGCGTGCTTTGCCAGGAGTGGACGCGGCTGCCGCTACCGGATTGTCGCTGCCTGGGGTCCCGACCAACTTTGAGGCGACCTTTGAGCTCGTCGAGGCACGGGGCGACACCGCGCACCGCATGGTGACCGAAGCGCGGTTTGTCTCTCCCCACTACTTCGCGACGATGCGGATTCCCGTGCTGGAGGGGGAGCTGTGCCGCGGCTGGCGAAGCCTCAACGCTGAAGACGGTGAAATGATGGTCAACCGGGCGTTCGCACGCCGCTATCTCTCGGATTGGCCTTCGCCCATCGGCCTGCATCTCGGGCAGCTCGACAGCACCTTGCCGCCCAACCGTATCGTCGGCGTGGTCGCGGATGCGAGAGAACGAGGCCTCGATCGCGATCCGGGTCCCACCGTGTATCGCTGCCTCAACGCTCCGGACCCGACACCGTACTTCCTCGTGCGAACGAGTGCCGAGCCTCTGGCCATCGCGCAGGCCGTGCGCCTAAAGATGAAAGAGCTCGAGCCGCTACGTTCCGTCTACGACATCGCGCCGCTCGAGGAGCGAATTGACGAGGCATTCACCGAGAATCGCCTGCGCACCATGCTGCTGGTGTTCTTCGCGATGACGGCGCTGGCGCTGGCGTGTGTCGGGCTCTACGGCACTCTTAGCTACATCGTGAGCCTTCGCCGTCGCGAGGTCGGCTTGCGCCTGGCGCTTGGCGCACGCCGGCGCGACATCATCGAGCAATTCCTAAAGCAAGGCCTGAAGGTCGTCGGCCTGGCCTGCCTGTGCGGCCTCGCGCTGTCCTTCGCATTCACACGACTGCTGGCAGGAATGCTGTACGGCGTCTCTCCATCCGACCCGGTCACACTTTCCACCGTGGTTGGGCTCGTGCTGGCCGTTGCCGCGCTGGCCGCACTCGTTCCCGCCGTGCGGGCCGCGCTGGTCGAGCCGATGCAGGTTCTCCGCGAGGAGTAGCTGCTAAGATAGCGGCTACACGAGTTGGAGCTTGCGTGAGCACCTTCCGCGGTGGCGTTGTCCTTCTTGCTATTGCCCTGGCCCTGTGGCTGGAAGCAGCCGGAGCGGCGGCCCAGGCGCTGTCATCGGAGGCGGCGTCTATCGCCGGGCAGCCAGCGAGCGCACGGGACGTCGAGCGTGGGCTGGAAGAGGCCGTGCGTCATACTCCTGACAGCTTCGACGCACATCACAATCTCGGAGAGTTCTATATCCAGCAGCAACAGCTCGCGCTGGCGATTCCCCATCTCGAGAAAGCGCGCGCGATCGACCCGTCGCACTATGTCAACGGCTATGACTTGGCGCTGGCCTACCTGCAGCTCGATCGGGTTCCGGAAGCGCGCCAGCAGATCGAGGCGATGCTTCGGCTGAAGGAGACGGCCGAGCTCCACAACCTCTTGGGAAGCATCGAGGAAGGAGCCGGGAAGCTCACGGACGCGGCCAAGGCGTATCAGCGCGCAGCGCAGCGCGATCCCAGCGAGAAGCACCTATTCGATTTCGGCAACAGCTTGCTGCAGCTACAGGCATACGAC
This window of the Luteitalea sp. genome carries:
- a CDS encoding tetratricopeptide repeat protein, whose translation is MRPRAVLRIHTTAGRNAVRRLSIRPGHTFHRGWARAGRCRAGRTRSRRAGRAGRADAGSPRGVAAKIAATRVGACVSTFRGGVVLLAIALALWLEAAGAAAQALSSEAASIAGQPASARDVERGLEEAVRHTPDSFDAHHNLGEFYIQQQQLALAIPHLEKARAIDPSHYVNGYDLALAYLQLDRVPEARQQIEAMLRLKETAELHNLLGSIEEGAGKLTDAAKAYQRAAQRDPSEKHLFDFGNSLLQLQAYDDAIKVFDTATERYPRSARLYVGLGIGQYSRGKYDDAVKSLCAAADLAPSDPRPYQFLGEMYGVAPELGEEVTERLARFVEVQPTNALAHYYYAMSLWKGERGPTASVDLQQIEKHLKRAVSLDAKLSKAFLQLGTLYGDQGRHAEAIEALRQAVQLEPDHAQAHYRLARAYQNTGQRALAAKELELFQQLKTKK